Proteins from a single region of Parasedimentitalea psychrophila:
- a CDS encoding branched-chain amino acid ABC transporter permease — translation MDVLQLLVSGLANGCVYGLIALGFVLIYKATEAVNFAQGDFMMLGAFITLGLTNAEYMHLPFWLAAPLAIMIMAVLGYLLHFFVLRHLFGQSQTAVVILTIALGFVIRFVAGVIWGHEPQTLASPLAIGDLRLGGVVLGLADVAVIVVTVLMTLLLYQFFQRTKLGLAMQAASQNQMAAYYMGIPVKRVQGLVWGLSGATAAVAGILFASKGAIDPNVGLLGIKAFAAAVIGGFGSLPGALVGGLIVGVIEPFASRYFAAGYSQIAPYALLLIVLVVRPHGLFAQVRIKKV, via the coding sequence TTGGACGTTTTGCAACTGCTGGTGAGCGGCCTGGCAAATGGTTGTGTTTACGGGTTGATCGCGCTTGGATTTGTGCTGATCTACAAGGCAACCGAGGCGGTGAATTTCGCCCAGGGTGATTTCATGATGCTGGGGGCCTTTATCACCCTGGGCCTGACCAATGCCGAATACATGCATCTGCCGTTCTGGCTGGCGGCGCCGCTGGCGATCATGATCATGGCAGTGCTGGGCTATCTGCTGCATTTCTTCGTGCTGCGACATCTGTTTGGCCAGAGCCAGACCGCAGTGGTGATCCTGACCATCGCGCTGGGCTTTGTAATCCGTTTTGTCGCCGGGGTGATCTGGGGCCATGAACCACAGACACTGGCAAGCCCGCTGGCGATTGGAGACCTCCGGCTGGGCGGAGTGGTGCTGGGTCTGGCTGATGTGGCGGTGATTGTGGTGACGGTGCTGATGACGCTGTTGCTGTACCAGTTCTTTCAGCGCACTAAGCTGGGTCTGGCCATGCAGGCGGCCAGTCAGAACCAGATGGCGGCCTATTACATGGGCATCCCGGTGAAACGGGTGCAGGGGCTGGTCTGGGGTTTGTCCGGTGCCACTGCGGCGGTGGCGGGCATTCTGTTCGCCTCCAAGGGCGCCATAGACCCTAATGTGGGGCTGTTGGGCATCAAGGCCTTTGCGGCGGCGGTGATCGGCGGCTTTGGCTCTCTGCCCGGTGCGCTGGTTGGCGGGCTGATCGTCGGGGTGATCGAACCCTTTGCCTCGCGCTATTTCGCGGCGGGGTATTCACAGATCGCACCCTATGCCCTGTTGCTGATTGTCCTGGTGGTGCGGCCACACGGGCTGTTCGCCCAGGTGCGGATCAAGAAGGTCTGA
- a CDS encoding branched-chain amino acid ABC transporter permease — translation MRILFKTSYNDDIRLFPDRWVLLVYGALLALAFALPLLLDEFYIGEVTNVLIWAIAGLGLMLLTGQTGQVSLGHAAFLAIGCYSNTILIEMGLPFILAFPLAGVITGIVGAIIAIPALRLHGIYLAIATIALSVLADDIIVLLDPWTGGVSGKFPEMITIFGLQVERWTMPVRFYYLVLAVTVICTLFYRNLLRSPLGRAFAAVRDSEVSATAMGVHILRTKCKAFGLSCMITGWAGALMGYYAGAFNNETFSLVISITLLMMIVIGGLGSIHGAFFGAVVVAFLPQVLSILRGAVLGGGVAIPGLETGVFGMILILFILFEPMGLYGRWLKIRIWFELFPFARKDMFRRQKSYLKTERLR, via the coding sequence ATGCGCATCCTGTTCAAAACCTCTTACAACGATGACATCCGCCTGTTCCCGGATCGCTGGGTGCTGCTGGTCTACGGCGCGCTGCTGGCGCTGGCGTTTGCACTGCCGCTGCTGCTGGACGAGTTCTATATAGGTGAGGTCACCAATGTGCTGATCTGGGCCATTGCCGGCCTGGGGCTGATGTTGCTGACCGGCCAGACCGGCCAGGTCAGTTTGGGCCATGCGGCCTTTCTGGCGATCGGCTGTTACAGCAACACCATCCTGATCGAGATGGGGCTGCCGTTTATCCTGGCCTTTCCGCTGGCCGGGGTGATTACCGGCATTGTCGGTGCAATCATCGCCATCCCGGCGCTGCGGCTGCATGGGATCTATCTGGCGATTGCCACCATTGCGCTGTCGGTGCTGGCCGATGATATCATCGTGCTGCTGGATCCCTGGACCGGTGGCGTGTCTGGCAAATTCCCCGAAATGATCACTATATTCGGGCTGCAGGTTGAGCGCTGGACGATGCCGGTGCGGTTCTACTATCTGGTGCTGGCGGTGACGGTCATCTGCACCCTGTTCTACCGCAACCTGCTGCGCTCTCCGCTGGGCCGGGCCTTTGCGGCGGTGCGCGACAGCGAGGTTTCCGCGACCGCGATGGGGGTGCATATCCTGCGCACCAAATGCAAGGCCTTTGGGCTGTCCTGCATGATCACCGGCTGGGCCGGGGCTTTGATGGGCTATTACGCCGGCGCCTTCAACAACGAGACGTTTTCGCTGGTGATTTCGATCACCCTGCTGATGATGATCGTGATTGGTGGGCTGGGGTCGATCCACGGCGCCTTCTTTGGCGCGGTGGTGGTGGCGTTTCTGCCGCAGGTGCTGTCGATCCTGAGGGGCGCGGTGCTGGGCGGCGGGGTTGCCATTCCGGGGCTGGAGACCGGGGTGTTCGGGATGATCCTGATCCTGTTCATCCTGTTTGAGCCGATGGGTCTCTATGGCCGCTGGCTGAAAATCCGCATCTGGTTTGAGCTGTTCCCGTTCGCGCGCAAAGACATGTTCCGCCGCCAGAAATCTTATCTGAAAACGGAGCGCCTGCGATGA
- a CDS encoding ABC transporter ATP-binding protein → MSLLQIKDATLKFGGVVAVNDLSFSVNEGEVYAIVGPNGAGKSTVFNLISRFYQPHSGSFTFDGQDLLQRKADQVADLGIARTFQNIELFEHATVLQNLLVGRHRHRKTSLVEELFFTSRVRREEIAHREAVEEVIDFLDLQPYRDKMIAGLPYGIRKVVELGRALASGPRMLLLDEPASGLSVEETQDMRWWIDDIRKQMGITVLMVEHDMGLVSSVCDRVLALADGAKLAEGTPAQVQADPAVIEAYLGAGAV, encoded by the coding sequence ATGAGCCTGCTGCAGATCAAAGATGCGACGCTGAAATTTGGCGGCGTGGTGGCGGTGAACGATCTCAGCTTCTCGGTCAACGAGGGCGAGGTCTATGCCATCGTCGGCCCAAACGGCGCCGGTAAATCCACTGTCTTCAACCTGATCTCGCGGTTCTACCAGCCGCATTCCGGCAGCTTCACCTTTGACGGTCAGGATCTGCTGCAGCGCAAGGCGGATCAGGTGGCGGACCTAGGCATCGCCCGAACCTTTCAGAATATTGAGCTGTTTGAGCATGCCACCGTGTTGCAGAACCTGCTGGTAGGGCGGCACCGGCACCGCAAGACCTCCCTGGTTGAGGAGCTATTTTTCACCTCCCGAGTGCGGCGTGAAGAGATCGCCCACCGTGAGGCGGTGGAAGAGGTGATCGATTTTCTCGACCTGCAGCCCTACCGCGACAAAATGATTGCCGGGCTACCTTATGGCATACGCAAGGTGGTGGAACTGGGGCGTGCGCTGGCGTCAGGACCGCGAATGTTGCTGCTGGATGAACCGGCCTCGGGGCTGTCGGTCGAGGAAACCCAGGACATGCGCTGGTGGATTGACGACATCCGCAAGCAGATGGGCATTACCGTGCTGATGGTGGAACATGACATGGGGCTGGTGTCCTCTGTCTGTGACCGGGTGCTGGCGCTGGCCGATGGGGCTAAGCTGGCCGAGGGCACTCCGGCGCAGGTGCAGGCCGATCCGGCGGTGATCGAGGCTTACCTGGGCGCGGGGGCAGTGTGA
- a CDS encoding ABC transporter ATP-binding protein gives MGQALLEIRNLESFYGPIMAIRGVSLKVETGQIVTVLGANGAGKSTLLKTISGIMEPEKGQVLFKGSEIQGQEPHKIVQQGIVHVPEGREVFPLLTVDENLTLGAYTRHDRAGIQRDREMVFEYFPMLAARRGQEAGTLSGGQQQMLAIGRGLMLRPVIMLLDEPSLGLSPLLVQEIFAILRRLNADEQVTMMLVEQNARIALELADVGYVMEIGRIVMDGSADRLMESEDIKAFYLGQQQAGQRGERRWKRKKTWR, from the coding sequence ATGGGACAGGCGCTGCTGGAGATCCGGAACCTGGAGAGCTTTTACGGGCCGATCATGGCGATCCGCGGCGTGTCGCTGAAGGTTGAAACGGGCCAGATCGTCACCGTGCTGGGCGCCAATGGGGCCGGGAAATCGACCCTGTTAAAGACCATTTCGGGCATTATGGAGCCGGAAAAGGGCCAGGTGCTGTTCAAGGGCAGTGAAATTCAGGGGCAAGAACCCCATAAGATTGTGCAACAGGGCATCGTGCATGTGCCCGAGGGCCGCGAGGTGTTTCCGCTGCTGACGGTGGACGAGAACCTGACGCTGGGGGCCTATACCCGCCATGACCGGGCCGGGATACAGCGCGACCGCGAGATGGTGTTTGAGTATTTCCCCATGTTGGCGGCGCGGCGCGGCCAGGAGGCGGGCACCCTGTCGGGGGGGCAGCAGCAGATGCTGGCGATTGGCCGCGGGCTGATGCTGCGGCCCGTGATCATGTTGCTGGACGAGCCGTCACTGGGGCTGTCGCCGCTATTGGTGCAAGAGATCTTTGCCATCCTGCGGCGGCTGAACGCGGACGAACAGGTGACGATGATGCTGGTGGAGCAGAACGCCCGCATTGCACTGGAGTTGGCGGATGTTGGCTATGTGATGGAGATCGGCCGCATTGTGATGGACGGCAGTGCTGACCGGTTGATGGAAAGCGAGGACATCAAGGCGTTCTATCTGGGCCAGCAACAGGCGGGCCAACGGGGCGAGCGGCGCTGGAAACGCAAGAAGACCTGGCGATAG
- a CDS encoding AMP-dependent synthetase/ligase, which produces MNMQTVEHPQVTLNGVSYNATPGLRPVRVDGCDTIVKLFAARCAELGTRVAHREKDMGIWKAYSWAAYWAHAKWLGLGLRALGLQRGEVVSILSEDRKEWLYADMGIQGVGGIASGVYTTDSAAQLAYLLNNSGSRFLIVEDDEQLDKYLEIQHQVPTLETVVILERDGLHDLQHARCMFLDELYEAGRKYEAENPQSFEDEILKSKPGDTALLIYTSGTTGQPKGAMLSHENILGTMESGARALATTADDEQLCFLPLCHVLERNVSVYLPLAARSTVNFSESPETVFDNMREVSPSTFFAVPRVWEKIYSKVLVMAQEATPLGRWAFARALGAGAARSDYLMQQRPVPALVALRYALWDVAVLRNLRRMLGMDRMRRGGTGAAPISPELLKWYWSIGLRLLEGYGMTENAGLTAANLVEANRVGTVGLPVPGVTVRIADDGEIQTHGLNNFQGYWRNPDKTAETITRDGWLRTGDVGQLDDDGYLTITGRIKDIIITAGGKNITPVEIESRLKFSPYISDAVVIGDRRKYLTCLIMIDQENVEKFAQDHKIPFSDFASLCAAAQVVDLIGAEVAVVNSACARVEQIKQFRLINLLLTAEDDELTATMKLKRDLMVKKHKALIDQMY; this is translated from the coding sequence ATGAACATGCAAACGGTTGAGCATCCGCAGGTCACCTTGAATGGTGTCTCTTACAACGCCACGCCGGGTCTGCGGCCGGTGCGGGTGGATGGCTGTGACACCATCGTCAAACTGTTTGCCGCGCGCTGCGCCGAACTGGGCACAAGGGTGGCGCACCGGGAAAAGGATATGGGCATCTGGAAGGCCTATTCCTGGGCCGCCTATTGGGCGCATGCAAAATGGCTGGGGCTGGGGCTGCGGGCGCTGGGCTTGCAGCGCGGCGAAGTGGTGTCTATCCTCAGCGAGGACCGCAAGGAATGGCTCTATGCGGATATGGGGATACAGGGCGTCGGCGGCATTGCCTCGGGGGTCTATACCACTGATTCCGCCGCGCAACTGGCCTATCTGCTGAACAACAGCGGCAGCCGGTTCCTGATTGTCGAAGATGACGAGCAACTGGACAAGTATCTGGAAATTCAGCATCAGGTGCCGACCTTGGAAACCGTGGTGATCCTTGAGCGGGACGGGCTGCACGATCTGCAGCATGCGCGCTGCATGTTCCTGGATGAGCTCTATGAGGCCGGTCGCAAATATGAGGCGGAAAATCCGCAGAGTTTTGAAGATGAGATCCTGAAATCCAAACCGGGTGACACCGCGCTGTTGATCTATACCTCGGGCACCACAGGCCAGCCCAAGGGCGCGATGCTGAGCCATGAAAATATTCTGGGCACGATGGAATCCGGTGCCCGGGCTCTGGCAACGACGGCCGACGACGAACAGCTGTGCTTTTTGCCGCTGTGCCATGTTCTGGAACGCAATGTGTCGGTCTATCTGCCACTGGCGGCGCGCAGCACGGTGAATTTTTCCGAAAGCCCGGAAACCGTGTTCGACAATATGCGCGAGGTGTCCCCATCGACGTTCTTTGCGGTGCCGCGGGTTTGGGAGAAGATCTATTCCAAGGTGCTGGTGATGGCCCAAGAGGCCACGCCGCTGGGGCGCTGGGCCTTTGCGCGGGCATTAGGTGCGGGGGCGGCGCGCAGCGATTACCTGATGCAGCAGCGACCGGTTCCCGCCCTGGTGGCGCTGCGTTACGCGCTGTGGGATGTCGCGGTGCTGCGCAATCTGCGGCGGATGCTGGGGATGGACCGAATGCGGCGGGGCGGCACGGGTGCGGCGCCGATCTCGCCGGAATTGCTGAAATGGTACTGGTCGATTGGGCTGCGACTGCTGGAGGGCTACGGCATGACCGAAAACGCCGGCCTCACCGCGGCCAATTTAGTCGAGGCTAACCGGGTTGGCACCGTTGGCCTGCCGGTGCCCGGTGTCACAGTGCGGATCGCAGACGACGGCGAAATCCAGACCCATGGGCTGAATAATTTTCAGGGCTACTGGCGCAACCCTGACAAAACCGCCGAGACCATAACCCGCGATGGCTGGCTGCGCACCGGCGATGTCGGGCAGCTGGACGACGACGGTTATCTGACCATCACCGGCCGGATCAAGGACATCATCATCACCGCAGGCGGCAAGAATATCACTCCGGTGGAAATCGAGAGCAGGCTGAAGTTCAGCCCCTATATCTCGGACGCGGTGGTGATTGGCGATCGGCGCAAATACCTGACATGCCTGATTATGATTGATCAGGAAAATGTGGAAAAATTCGCCCAGGATCATAAGATACCGTTTAGCGACTTTGCCTCGCTCTGCGCGGCTGCACAGGTGGTGGACCTGATCGGGGCTGAGGTGGCGGTGGTGAACAGCGCATGTGCCCGGGTCGAGCAGATCAAGCAATTCCGCCTGATAAACCTGCTGCTGACAGCCGAGGACGACGAGTTGACCGCCACCATGAAGCTAAAGCGCGACCTGATGGTGAAAAAGCATAAGGCATTGATAGACCAGATGTATTGA
- a CDS encoding ABC transporter substrate-binding protein, with the protein MTKMTSILAAAALAVGGGLAAQAQTQGVSDTEVVIGSVNDLSGVFAAVGVPAVNGANLRFAQVNAAGGVHGRQIRFVVEDNGYQIPRAMQGYNKLLNRDKVFAMLLSLGTPMNTAGFKLLDPKGIPNISPLSASVQMLQEPISNKFTGFSSYWDQVQAGVRYLAAEFDAKEICSMYIPSDFGKEISDSTKDISATLGLSFAAETTHKPDELDFVGSLTKLKAAGCDVVTLALGVRQGITVAGTAKKLGWSDVKFLNSSAGFLGVVAAVPGGVTEGLYASAGWVDLAARADDAVAAKFIADYAAEFGKPASGFAMLGYTAADTLVRALDAAGPDLTHDAFLGGMESLSYFDALTDTQITYAADDHRGADDIVISVVENGGWRELSRQ; encoded by the coding sequence ATGACTAAAATGACATCCATATTGGCCGCAGCAGCATTGGCTGTTGGCGGCGGCCTGGCGGCCCAGGCCCAGACCCAGGGGGTCAGTGACACCGAGGTGGTGATCGGCTCGGTCAACGATCTGAGCGGGGTTTTTGCTGCCGTCGGCGTGCCGGCCGTCAATGGCGCCAATCTGCGGTTTGCCCAGGTCAACGCCGCAGGCGGCGTGCATGGCCGCCAGATCCGCTTTGTGGTCGAAGACAACGGCTATCAGATCCCCCGTGCGATGCAGGGCTATAACAAACTGCTGAACCGCGACAAGGTCTTTGCCATGCTGCTGTCGCTGGGCACCCCGATGAATACCGCCGGCTTTAAACTGCTGGACCCAAAGGGGATCCCCAATATCAGCCCGCTTTCGGCCTCGGTGCAGATGCTGCAAGAACCCATCAGCAATAAATTCACCGGATTCTCAAGCTATTGGGATCAGGTGCAGGCCGGGGTCCGGTATCTGGCCGCCGAGTTTGATGCAAAAGAGATCTGCTCGATGTATATCCCGTCGGATTTTGGCAAGGAGATCTCCGACAGCACCAAGGACATCAGCGCCACCCTGGGGTTGAGCTTTGCGGCTGAGACAACCCATAAACCGGACGAGCTGGATTTTGTTGGCTCACTGACCAAGCTCAAGGCGGCGGGCTGTGATGTTGTCACGCTGGCATTGGGCGTGCGTCAGGGCATTACCGTGGCCGGGACCGCAAAGAAGCTGGGCTGGAGCGATGTCAAGTTCCTAAACAGTTCGGCAGGGTTTCTGGGGGTGGTTGCTGCGGTGCCGGGAGGTGTGACCGAAGGGCTTTATGCCTCGGCGGGCTGGGTGGATCTGGCGGCCCGCGCCGACGACGCGGTGGCGGCTAAGTTCATCGCCGACTACGCCGCTGAATTTGGCAAGCCAGCCAGTGGCTTTGCCATGCTTGGCTATACCGCCGCCGACACATTGGTCCGGGCCCTTGATGCGGCGGGCCCGGATCTGACCCATGATGCCTTTCTTGGTGGCATGGAAAGCCTGAGCTATTTTGATGCGCTCACCGACACTCAGATTACCTATGCGGCAGACGATCACCGCGGTGCCGATGACATCGTGATTTCGGTTGTTGAGAATGGCGGCTGGAGAGAGTTGAGCCGCCAATAG
- a CDS encoding transcriptional regulator — protein sequence MTTLLKVSHFGAFGVYVASGGNIPLGAKHQALMALLSKADGGIRTRAFLENTLWNLAQPEQAKASLRTALSTLRRHLGREASQLLTANRERVVLDLDRVEILGGQENGEFMEGFELPHEVLFREWLMQERQGNSFDMPRRRAQIGGGRDYRRAVLDDLLPRIAVLPFVYRAPSHGTTPLGSMLSEELVRHLSRSQAFSVTSYLASRQFDPLSVRPTEVASIAGITYLVSGLVYVTGQEFRLKVDLQDARRERVLWSREYSGSLAELMVGDCDALQDVSQQISQTAVGEASRQVKFKPLANLDSHTLLMAAISLIQDMRPDQFNAAQDLLGVLLQREPGHPLALTWMGFWHVMRVQKGLSHDRQMDTQLATHLAASALNVDPSFSLAHTLKGMISSHLLFRFDLAQTSYDLALKDNPNEALALLLMGAMRAFQNAPDEAVEFTDAARRLAPLGPQRYFFDSVSATAQLSAGHFARALALADRSLMANRAYPSTLRTKAIALELSGRGEEARQVVQDLLLVSPDFTLSRYLSEHPAAITLRGRGWTRALRAAGVPE from the coding sequence ATGACTACGCTACTGAAAGTTAGCCATTTTGGCGCCTTTGGCGTCTATGTCGCCAGTGGGGGGAATATACCTCTAGGCGCCAAACACCAGGCCCTGATGGCCCTGTTGTCAAAAGCCGACGGGGGCATTCGAACCCGGGCTTTTTTGGAAAACACCTTGTGGAACCTAGCTCAACCTGAGCAGGCAAAAGCCAGCCTGCGGACGGCGCTCAGCACCCTGCGGCGCCATTTAGGCCGCGAGGCCTCGCAATTGCTGACTGCCAACCGGGAACGTGTGGTGTTGGATCTGGACCGGGTCGAAATACTGGGCGGCCAAGAGAACGGTGAATTCATGGAGGGCTTTGAGCTCCCACATGAGGTGCTGTTTCGCGAATGGCTGATGCAGGAGCGGCAGGGCAACAGCTTTGACATGCCGCGTCGGCGGGCGCAAATTGGTGGCGGCCGAGACTATCGACGGGCGGTGCTGGACGATCTGCTGCCCCGCATTGCCGTGCTGCCCTTTGTCTACCGCGCCCCCAGCCATGGCACCACGCCACTGGGCTCCATGTTGTCGGAAGAACTGGTGCGGCATCTGTCCCGGAGCCAGGCGTTTTCGGTGACCTCTTACCTTGCTTCGCGTCAGTTTGATCCGCTGTCGGTTCGCCCGACCGAGGTCGCCTCGATTGCTGGCATCACCTATCTGGTTTCGGGACTGGTCTATGTGACGGGGCAGGAATTCCGTCTCAAAGTGGATTTGCAGGATGCCCGCCGCGAGCGTGTCCTGTGGTCGCGTGAATACAGCGGTTCGTTGGCAGAGCTGATGGTCGGAGACTGCGATGCCCTGCAGGATGTGTCGCAGCAGATTAGTCAAACGGCGGTTGGCGAAGCTAGTCGCCAGGTGAAGTTCAAACCGCTGGCAAACCTGGATAGTCATACGTTGCTGATGGCGGCGATTTCGCTGATTCAGGATATGCGGCCGGATCAGTTCAACGCCGCCCAGGATTTGCTGGGGGTGCTGCTGCAACGGGAACCCGGTCATCCGTTGGCGCTGACCTGGATGGGGTTCTGGCATGTGATGCGGGTGCAAAAGGGCCTGTCGCACGACCGCCAGATGGACACTCAGCTGGCAACCCATCTGGCCGCCAGCGCATTGAATGTCGATCCGTCATTTTCGCTGGCACATACATTGAAAGGGATGATCTCGAGCCATCTTCTGTTCCGCTTTGATCTGGCCCAAACCTCTTACGATCTGGCGCTAAAGGACAACCCGAACGAAGCCCTGGCGCTGCTGCTGATGGGCGCCATGCGGGCGTTTCAGAATGCGCCGGATGAAGCGGTGGAATTCACCGATGCGGCCCGGCGGCTGGCACCACTGGGGCCGCAGCGCTATTTCTTCGATTCTGTATCGGCAACCGCACAGCTGTCCGCCGGTCACTTTGCACGGGCGCTGGCGCTGGCCGACCGGTCGCTGATGGCAAACCGGGCCTATCCTTCCACATTGCGAACCAAGGCAATTGCGCTGGAGCTATCGGGGCGCGGCGAGGAAGCCCGACAGGTGGTGCAGGACCTGCTGCTGGTGTCACCGGATTTCACCCTAAGCCGCTACCTCAGCGAGCACCCGGCGGCCATCACCTTGCGCGGACGTGGCTGGACCCGCGCCCTGCGGGCGGCAGGGGTGCCAGAGTGA
- the ctaD gene encoding cytochrome c oxidase subunit I — protein MADAAIHGNDHADERGFFTRWFMSTNHKDIGILYLVVSALVGLISVAFTVYMRLELMEPGVQYMCLEGARMFADSTLECTPNGHLWNVLITYHGVLMMFFVVIPALFGGFGNYFMPLQIGAPDMAFPRLNNLSFWLYVAGTSLGVASLLSPGGNDQLGSGVGWVLYPPLSTNEGGFSLDLAIFAVHVSGASSILGAINMITTFLNMRAPGMTLFKVPLFSWSIFITAWLILLSLPVLAGAITMLLMDRNFGFTFFDAAGGGDPILYQHILWFFGHPEVYIVILPGFGIISHVIATFSRKPVFGYLPMVWALIAIGVLGFVVWAHHMYTVGMSLNQQAYFMLATMVIAVPTGVKVFSWIATMWGGSIEFKAPMMFAFGFLFLFTVGGVTGVVLSQAAVDRAYHDTYYVVAHFHYVMSLGAVFAIFAGVYYYFGKMTGRQYSEKFAHLHFWMFFVGANVTFFPQHFLGRQGMPRRYIDYPEAFAYWNYVSSLGAFLSFASFLLFFGIVIYALLRGARITQNNYWNEYADTLEWTLSSPPPEHTFEILPKQEDWDKAPAH, from the coding sequence ATGGCAGACGCAGCCATTCATGGTAACGATCATGCTGACGAGCGGGGATTTTTCACCCGCTGGTTCATGAGTACGAACCATAAAGATATCGGCATTCTCTACCTGGTCGTTTCGGCGCTTGTCGGTCTGATCTCTGTCGCGTTCACCGTCTACATGCGGCTTGAACTGATGGAACCCGGCGTTCAGTACATGTGTCTTGAAGGCGCACGTATGTTCGCCGACTCGACCCTGGAATGCACCCCGAACGGGCACCTCTGGAACGTGTTGATCACCTATCACGGCGTTCTGATGATGTTCTTTGTGGTCATTCCCGCCCTGTTTGGTGGTTTTGGCAACTATTTCATGCCGCTGCAAATCGGCGCGCCTGACATGGCCTTTCCACGGCTGAACAACCTCAGCTTCTGGCTTTATGTGGCCGGGACATCGCTGGGTGTGGCCTCGCTGCTCAGCCCTGGCGGCAACGACCAGCTCGGCTCGGGCGTTGGTTGGGTTCTGTACCCACCGCTGTCCACCAACGAAGGCGGATTTTCTCTCGATCTGGCGATCTTCGCCGTGCACGTCTCGGGGGCCTCGTCGATCCTGGGCGCGATCAACATGATCACCACCTTCCTGAACATGCGTGCCCCCGGCATGACCCTGTTCAAGGTGCCACTGTTCAGCTGGTCGATCTTCATCACCGCCTGGTTGATCCTGCTGTCGCTGCCAGTGCTGGCCGGTGCCATCACCATGCTGCTGATGGATCGCAATTTCGGCTTCACCTTCTTTGATGCCGCCGGTGGCGGTGATCCGATCCTGTATCAGCACATCCTGTGGTTCTTTGGTCACCCCGAAGTCTACATCGTGATCCTGCCTGGCTTTGGTATCATCAGCCACGTCATCGCGACCTTCTCTCGCAAGCCGGTGTTTGGCTACCTGCCAATGGTTTGGGCGTTGATCGCAATTGGTGTTCTGGGCTTCGTGGTTTGGGCGCACCATATGTACACTGTCGGTATGTCGCTGAACCAACAGGCCTATTTCATGCTGGCCACCATGGTCATCGCGGTGCCAACCGGCGTCAAGGTGTTCAGTTGGATCGCCACCATGTGGGGCGGCTCGATCGAGTTCAAAGCGCCTATGATGTTCGCCTTTGGCTTCCTGTTCCTGTTCACCGTTGGTGGTGTGACCGGTGTGGTTCTGTCGCAGGCTGCAGTGGATCGTGCTTATCATGATACGTATTATGTCGTAGCGCACTTTCACTATGTGATGTCCCTAGGTGCAGTGTTCGCCATCTTTGCCGGGGTTTACTACTACTTCGGCAAGATGACCGGTCGTCAGTACTCCGAGAAATTCGCGCATCTGCACTTCTGGATGTTCTTCGTCGGCGCCAACGTGACCTTCTTCCCACAGCATTTCCTGGGTCGTCAGGGCATGCCGCGTCGTTACATCGACTATCCTGAGGCCTTTGCCTACTGGAACTATGTATCGTCGTTGGGTGCGTTCCTGTCGTTTGCCTCGTTCCTGCTGTTCTTTGGTATCGTGATCTACGCTCTGCTGCGTGGCGCCCGGATTACCCAGAACAACTACTGGAACGAATACGCCGACACCCTGGAGTGGACCCTGTCGTCGCCTCCACCAGAGCACACCTTTGAAATCCTGCCAAAGCAGGAAGACTGGGACAAAGCTCCGGCGCACTAA
- a CDS encoding HIT family protein has product MYDPDNIFGKILRDEIPATRVYEDDDTLAFMDIMPRAEGHVLVIPKTPCRNMLDATAEQIAAVMKTVQLLSRALMVAFDADGITLQQFNEAAGGQEVFHLHFHLLARHQGSRLGAPGQLGDQVEIQQNAEKIRAALSAVQGDV; this is encoded by the coding sequence ATGTATGATCCGGACAATATTTTTGGCAAGATTTTGCGCGATGAGATTCCTGCAACACGGGTCTATGAGGATGACGACACCCTGGCCTTTATGGATATCATGCCGCGCGCCGAAGGCCATGTGCTGGTCATTCCCAAAACCCCCTGCCGCAACATGCTGGATGCGACCGCCGAGCAGATCGCCGCGGTGATGAAGACGGTTCAGCTCCTGTCGCGGGCGCTGATGGTGGCCTTTGACGCGGATGGGATTACCCTGCAGCAGTTCAATGAGGCCGCCGGCGGCCAGGAGGTTTTCCATCTGCATTTTCACCTGCTCGCCCGTCACCAGGGCAGCCGCCTTGGGGCGCCGGGACAGCTGGGTGACCAGGTCGAAATCCAGCAAAACGCAGAAAAAATCCGAGCCGCGTTGTCGGCGGTCCAAGGTGACGTGTGA